The Ranitomeya imitator isolate aRanImi1 chromosome 3, aRanImi1.pri, whole genome shotgun sequence genome has a window encoding:
- the LOC138670014 gene encoding gap junction beta-5 protein-like, with the protein MNWAVYEALLTGVNKFSTEFGRVWLSIVFIFRILVYAVAASRVWGDDQRDFDCNTRQPGCRNVCYDQYFPVSHIRLWALQLIMVTCPSLLVVMHVAYRDNREKKRREKMGENSGKLYQDIGKKRGGLWWTYLISLLVKAIMDSVFIYVFYRLYENFFLPRVVKCTLPPCPNIVDCFVSRPSEKNIFTLFMIISSGVCVLLNLIEAAYLVGKKCKENILSKGQATKPKNSVCGNLNERKLSKCEKTVIISEDRKSSINEIDNDGCNQDIDVAEPV; encoded by the coding sequence ATGAACTGGGCAGTATATGAAGCTCTACTGACCGGAGTTAATAAATTCTCCACTGAATTTGGTCGTGTCTGGCTGTCTATTGTCTTTATCTTTAGGATCCTTGTATATGCAGTAGCAGCCAGCCGGGTTTGGGGAGATGACCAAAGAGACTTTGACTGCAATACCCGACAGCCTGGATGTAGGAATGTCTGCTATGACCAATATTTTCCCGTCTCACACATCCGCCTCTGGGCTTTACAGCTCATCATGGTTACATGTCCTTCTCTTCTTGTTGTTATGCATGTGGCATATAGAGATAATCGAGAGAAGAAGCGTAGGGAGAAGATGGGAGAGAACAGTGGTAAACTTTACCAAGACATTGGAAAAAAGAGAGGTGGACTTTGGTGGACCTATCTCATCAGTCTTCTTGTAAAAGCCATAATGGATTCTGTTTTTATCTATGTGTTTTATCGACTCTATGAAAATTTCTTTCTTCCTCGAGTAGTAAAATGCACTCTTCCTCCATGTCCAAACATTGTGGACTGCTTCGTATCCAGGCCTTCTGAGAAAAATATATTCACCCTATTTATGATTATCAGTTCTGGGGTGTGTGTTCTTCTGAATCTCATAGAAGCTGCATATCTTGTTGGAAAGAAGTGTAAAGAGAACATACTTTCCAAAGGGCAGGCAACTAAACCAAAAAACTCTGTCTGCGGTAACCTCAATGAGCGCAAACTATCCAAATGTGAAAAGACAGTTATCATTTCAGAAGATCGTAAATCCTCAATCAATGAAATTGATAATGATGGATGCAATCAGGATATTGATGTGGCAGAGCCGGTGTAG